ACCCGCGTCTTGTTGCTTCCAGATTGCCGTCGATAATCTTTTGCGAAAATTTTTTCCCGAAGCTCTTTCTGACATCTTCAAGAAGATGTTCGAGTGTCACAAGATTTGTCACCTTACAGATCGCACCAAGCATGGGGGCGTTCGGAAGCGCTCTTCCAATACACTCAATCGCAATTTTCGTGGCGTCTATGGTAAATACCTTTTGTCCCTGTGTCGCGTTCAGCTTGTTTCGTATTTCCCCCGGTTCCCTGGAAGAATTCACGACAAAAGTTGCAGACTCGGTAGCGCCTTCGGCAACATCTATTGCATCAATCAATGTCGCATCAACTACACTTACTATCTCGGGTTTGAGAACCGGGCAATGCATCCTGAGTTCATGTGAACTGATTCTGTTATATGCCCTTAACGGAGCGCCAGCCCTTTCCGGTCCGTATTCGGGGAATGCCTGGACATGCCTGCCACCGCTCAGGCAGGCATCGGCGAGCACTTTCGCAGCAGTGACAGTTCCCTGCCCCCCTCTTCCATGCCATCTGATTTCCAACATATCAGCCATTATCGTCCTCCACAATTATAGATAAAGTTGTATATTGTAGCATAAATGGCGTCCAGATTCGCTGTATTTTCTGTTCGAGAGGGAAATATCACTATTATATATAAAAAAAGCTTTACTTATTCCATGCAGAGTACGCGGGAAGCAAATGTAAACCCGGGAAACGGTTCACATTGTTAAGGCTTCCGGCAGGCAAATAAATCTGCCTTGTATAAAGAGGGTCGTGACGCAGACAGCAGTGCCTGCTGTCTGCTTAAACAATCGGGAACAGGCGGAACGTCAACCCCGCTATACTGCAACCGCTGCCAATGCCTCTTTGAGCCATGAAAGCCTCCTCCCTTTCAGGACAGAGGCATTCACCGCCTCTATGAATTCATGCGGGGAAATGTCGAACCCTTCTTTCCTCACAAATGGACTGAATGCGAGTTTCTGTTTTCCTTTTGACATCTTCTTGATTTCCGCATCTGTCGGTTTCTTTATCGCAGGTTTTATTATTTTCGAAAGGGCGATGAGGATGTCTCTATGGCTTTTTGTGAGCCCCATAGGCTCTATGACCTGATTAATGTGCTTTAATCTTCCAAGATAATCAATCATGGTACCCTCGGTCTCGAAGGAAGTTGTCGAGGGAAGCACGATATCAGCCTGTTCCGCAAGGTCGGTAAAATGCGAGGTCTGCACAACAAGGAAATCTGCAGCCGGTCTGCTGGTGAGGGGCACCTCTCCGACTGCGTACAGGACCTTCATACGGTCATTCACCATCTCCTTATAGGTTTTTCCTTCTGTTGACAACCCGGCGAGGGCTATACCCCTTGCATTGCTTTCCAGGCCGACGGCGATTACCCTCCCCTTGATCAGGGAGATATTCGCAGCTGCGTCGAAAAGTGAAGGGGAGGTAAACAGGATGGGTCTGTCGGCCTCTGCGATCAACTTTGCTGCCTTCTCCATATCTTCGGTAATTTCCGCATCCCTGACTGCGGTTTTCAACTGCTTGTCCGCCTTGAGGCCCCTGTCGATGAGCGCCTTTGCGACTCCCTTCAGGATCTGGAGTTCATCCCCTTTCAGGCTGAGCATCGCTGCTTCTTCGATTCTGGTATCCGAGGAATTCATTACGATAAGTTTGCCCCCTCTGTTCACCCTCTTTCGTATGGAGGCATCGAGCGCTGGCAATACCCTGTTCCACTGGGACGGATTCAGCCCGACGAGGACAAGGAGGTCAGAATTCGTAATAAGGGCTGACTGTGAGTCCCTGAGGGAATGGACATCGGAATAAAGGCTCAACGTTGTATCAAAGTTTTTGGTTTTCACCACATTCTTCGCGAATTTCTTAAGGGCAAGCGCATCTTCATTCATGATCCCCGCGGTGCTGATAAATCCGGTATTCTTGCCCGCGTCCTTAAGTTTTCCCGCAACGATGCTAAGCGCGTCTTTCCATGTCGTTTCCCGAAGCTCACCCTTCACCCTTTTCAGGGGGCTGACAAGTTTTGTCCTTTCTTCAATGCAGTCATACCCGAATCTTCCATACGCACAGATATATTTTTTTGCTGAGCCAGGTTTTTCCCCGGTATTGATCTTCTGGATGCTGCCGTCTTTTACGCTCACGAGGATGTCACATCCGCTCCCGCAAAGAAGACATACAGACTGTATCTTTTTGTATTCCCACTCGCGCCCTTTCCGCCATCTGTCTGCCTCGGGGAGGGCATTGACAGGGCATGCGTCTATGCAGCTTCCGCAGAAGGTGCACCCGGACTCTCTGAGAGACTTGTTGTACGCGGTCCCGATCTCGGCGTTGATTCCCCTGCCGATAAAATCAAGGACATTTGTCCCCTGCTCCTTGCACACCCTGACACAGCGTCCGCAGAGGATACAGTATTCCGGGTCCCTCCTGATGAAAGGATTGATCTGATCGATCGGGTACCCCATCTTCTTCCGTGTGAATGAAGTCCCCTTCAGTTCGTATTCATATGCATATTCCTGAAGCTTGCAGATTCCTGCTTTTGTGCATGTCATGCAGTCGAGCGGATGGATGGCAAGGATCAGATCAAGGATGAACCTTCTGATATCCCTTACTTTTTCGGTCTGGGTATGCACCACCATCCCTTCTCTGACCTTGGTGTTGCAGGCGATAACGGGCGACTTCATTCCTTCCACTTCCACGAGGCATAATCTGCACGCTCCGAACCCTTTCATACCCTTGAGATAACAGAGATTGGGGATGAAAACATCGGCGAGATGCCCTGCATCGATGAGGTTCATGCCTGCAGGTGCGTGCACCTCTTTCCCGTCTATCTGAAGCTTCACCAGTTTTTCCATTCTCTCCTCCTGATATACTTAGCTGTAACTATGATTGCTCAATAAATTCTTCCTGAACCTTCGAGATGAGTTCAATCGCCCCTGTCGGACAGACCTTGATGCATTCCCCGCACAGCACGCATTGCCTCTGCTTGATCTCAAAATAGATAAATTTCGAGGGATCAGATTCTGCCGTCTCGCCGTGTATTGCATCAAATTTGCACCTGAGCGCACATTCTCCGCACCTGATGCACAGATCCTGGTTTATCAGATATGAGAGAGAACTGATGCATTCTCTTTTCGGACATATGCCGGAAAGATGCATTCTGAATTCCTCTTCCCCGGATGTCAGCTTTTCGAGAAGGAACTTGCCGGTATCCCTTCCCTTCTTGCAATATGAAGACGAGATCATATTGGAAGCGATTCTTCTGAGCGCGAGGATGTCTGCTTCCCCCGCCTCCTCGAGATGCTGGCTGATCCTGAGCAGTCGTATTTTTGCTTCTTCAGTCCCCAATGAACAGGGATAGCATCTGCCGCACATCGGCCCTGCGATAAATTCCTCAATAAAGGTAAGCGACTTCTGCACTGCGCATGTTTTCTCCTCGGCATCTTTTCTGATTTCATCGAGGGTTATCTCCTCAATGGGCTCTTCTCTCTCCTCAGGAATCGGCATTTCGACAGCCTCGCCAACCATGCTTTTGAGGATTCTGCCCTCTTTTTCATACTGGATAGCCCCCATTGGGCACTCTTTCAGGCAGTCACCGCATTTTTTGCAGAGAGTGCTGTCAATCACAAACCCGGTAGACGTTTCCTTAATTGCGCCAACTCTGCATACATTGATGCAGTTCCTGCAGAAATAGCAGAGTTCCCTGTCTATGTAAATAACCGGCTGTTCCTTTATTTCTATTGCGCCGAGGGGGCATACGGTAAAACACGCCTTGCACCTCTGGCAATCAACCTGGTCGACATAAAAGAATCCGTCTTCGGATTCCTTGATGGCCTCATAAGGGCATTCATCCACACATCGCTTGCACTGGTAACAGACCTCGGTATTCAACGAGACCTGTCCGAGCCCCTGGCATACGAAGGCCCTGCAGTATTTCTCCCTCACATGTTCATCATATTCCTCGCGGAAATATCTGATGGTAGTGAGAACGGGGTTTGGCGCGCTTCTGCCAAGCCCGCACAGGGAACTGCGCTTCACATACCTTCCCAGCGCTTCGAGTCTCTCGATGTCACCCTCCTCACCAAAGCCGGAGGTGATCTTTTCGAGTATCTGGAGCATCTGATAGGTGCCTACCCTGCATGGATAACATTTGCCGCACGACTCAGCCTGGCAGAACGACAGGAAAAACTTTGCGACATCCACAATGCAGTTGTCTTCGTCCATGACGACCATTCCGCCTGAGCCCATAATCGAGCCGACTTTGGCAAGTGAATCAAAATCGATGGGCAGATCAAGATACTGCTCGGGAATGCATCCTCCCGATGGCCCTCCGGTCTGTACGGCCTTGAATTTCTTGTCTCCTATGATCCCCCCGCCGATGTCAAAGATGATCTCCCGCAGGGTTATCCCCATGGGCACTTCCACAAGTCCGGTGTTCTTTACTTTACCGGTAAGTGCGAACACCTTCGTGCCGGGTGAACCTGCGGTTCCTGTCTTCAGGAACCACCCTGCGCCTCTTTCGATAATATGAGGGACACAGACATAGGTTTCTATATTATTCAGGTTTGACGGATAGCCCCATGGTCCGCCACCGGGTTCGGACAGCCTCGGTGGTCTCAGGCGGGGGAACCCCCGCTCGCCTTCTATCGAAGCAACAAGCGCAGTGGCTTCGCCGCAGACAAATGCACCTGCGCCTTCCCTGATCTGGACAGTAAAGTGAAAACCCTTCCCGAGAATATTGTCCCCCAGTAAGCCCAAGGCTTCAGCCTGCTCAATAGCGATTGAAAGATGCCTGACCGCAAGGGGGTATTCATGGCGGACGTAGATAATTCCATGTTCTGCGCCGATTGCATACGCACAGAGCATCATCCCTTCGAGAAGGCTGTGGGGGTCTCCCTCCATGATCGACCTGTCCATAAATGCACCGGGGTCGCCTTCATCTCCGTTTGCAATAACCAGTTTTACCGGATCCGGCGCTTTTTTCGTATGTTCCCATTTGATGCCCGCGGGAAACCCGGCGCCGCCCCTCCCCCTCAGGTTTGCTCTTTTCACTTCATCGAGCACCTGCTGTGGCGTCATTGAGGACAATGCTTTTTCGAGTGCAGCATATCCCCCGACCGCGATATATTGAAAAATATTGGTAGGATCGATTCTTCCATTATTCCTGAGGGCAATCCTGAGCTGTTTCCGGTAAAACGGCACGTCCTTAATAAAGTATGCAGGCTTTTCTCCGAGAGACCTGCGGAACAGGAGATCCCATACCGGCTTTCCGCCCATGACAGTGCGCATAAGCACATCTCCTGCTCTTTCCGGTGTCACCCTATGGTAGAAATAGCCCTGGGGCTGCACTGTCATTACAGGCCCCAATTGACAGAGTCCCTGGCATCCGGTGGTGATTACTTCTACTTCCTCATTCCCGCTCCGGGCCCCTGCCATGAGATTGTCAGCTAACGTAAGAGAGTGATTGGCTCTGCATGCCGTTCCGCAACACACCCGGATTCTCTTCTTGTTGGGAGCTAACACACCTTCTCTGGCAAGTCTTTTTCGGAGGGCTTTCAGGTCATCCAGACTGGTTAATTTTTGCATAAGCGAATTAACCTTTCTTTTTGGTTTCGGACCAATTTCCGTGTGGCTACAAGTCGGTCACTATTCTCGTATTGACTGTATTATTGCCTTTAACTTTCCGCTTCCTGTAATTTCACCCATAACATTCTCATTCATGGTAGTAACAGGTGCAAGCCCGCAGCACCCTACGCATCCCACTGTCTCCAGTGTGAGTGCAAGGTCTTCGGTTGTTTCGCCGCTCTTGATATTGAATTCCTGTTCCAGGGCGTTCAGTACATTTTTTGAACCCCGTACATAACAGGCTGTGCCGAGGCACACTTTCAGGATCTTCTTTCCTCTTGGCTTGAAATAAAACATGCGGTAAAAGCTTGCCACACTGAAGATTTCAGACATGGAGAGATTCAGTTTTTTGGAAAGTTCCTGTACACTCTCCTCCGGCAGATACCCCAGCGCTGCCTGGATCTGTTGCAGCGCCTGAATAAGAATGCCCCGTTTTTTCTCCCGTGCATTCAGGATCTCGCCGATCCTGCCTATCTGCCTGTTCACATCTATCTCTTCGACTTTCATAAACCCTCCAGAAAAAAGCAAGGTGTTTAAAAGTGATGCCCGTGAGACAAATAGTCAAGCGCCCGCCGCATGTTTCCAGTGTGCGGTGAATGAAACATCGCAGAGAACTATACATATTTTATACTTCCGGGCTGCATATTGCAATACCCCTGTTGCCTCATAATAAAATGTTACCGAAGGATCGCTGACTCAGCGAGAGATTTTGTAGCATAGAGGAAGATTTTTTTCAGTTTATCTTCCAATGCCTTTCTCAGATGAAATGGGTTCAGGTTTT
This is a stretch of genomic DNA from Nitrospirota bacterium. It encodes these proteins:
- a CDS encoding 2-oxoacid:acceptor oxidoreductase family protein, with the translated sequence MADMLEIRWHGRGGQGTVTAAKVLADACLSGGRHVQAFPEYGPERAGAPLRAYNRISSHELRMHCPVLKPEIVSVVDATLIDAIDVAEGATESATFVVNSSREPGEIRNKLNATQGQKVFTIDATKIAIECIGRALPNAPMLGAICKVTNLVTLEHLLEDVRKSFGKKFSQKIIDGNLEATRRGYEEVREG
- a CDS encoding molybdopterin-dependent oxidoreductase translates to MEKLVKLQIDGKEVHAPAGMNLIDAGHLADVFIPNLCYLKGMKGFGACRLCLVEVEGMKSPVIACNTKVREGMVVHTQTEKVRDIRRFILDLILAIHPLDCMTCTKAGICKLQEYAYEYELKGTSFTRKKMGYPIDQINPFIRRDPEYCILCGRCVRVCKEQGTNVLDFIGRGINAEIGTAYNKSLRESGCTFCGSCIDACPVNALPEADRWRKGREWEYKKIQSVCLLCGSGCDILVSVKDGSIQKINTGEKPGSAKKYICAYGRFGYDCIEERTKLVSPLKRVKGELRETTWKDALSIVAGKLKDAGKNTGFISTAGIMNEDALALKKFAKNVVKTKNFDTTLSLYSDVHSLRDSQSALITNSDLLVLVGLNPSQWNRVLPALDASIRKRVNRGGKLIVMNSSDTRIEEAAMLSLKGDELQILKGVAKALIDRGLKADKQLKTAVRDAEITEDMEKAAKLIAEADRPILFTSPSLFDAAANISLIKGRVIAVGLESNARGIALAGLSTEGKTYKEMVNDRMKVLYAVGEVPLTSRPAADFLVVQTSHFTDLAEQADIVLPSTTSFETEGTMIDYLGRLKHINQVIEPMGLTKSHRDILIALSKIIKPAIKKPTDAEIKKMSKGKQKLAFSPFVRKEGFDISPHEFIEAVNASVLKGRRLSWLKEALAAVAV
- a CDS encoding NADH-ubiquinone oxidoreductase-F iron-sulfur binding region domain-containing protein, which produces MQKLTSLDDLKALRKRLAREGVLAPNKKRIRVCCGTACRANHSLTLADNLMAGARSGNEEVEVITTGCQGLCQLGPVMTVQPQGYFYHRVTPERAGDVLMRTVMGGKPVWDLLFRRSLGEKPAYFIKDVPFYRKQLRIALRNNGRIDPTNIFQYIAVGGYAALEKALSSMTPQQVLDEVKRANLRGRGGAGFPAGIKWEHTKKAPDPVKLVIANGDEGDPGAFMDRSIMEGDPHSLLEGMMLCAYAIGAEHGIIYVRHEYPLAVRHLSIAIEQAEALGLLGDNILGKGFHFTVQIREGAGAFVCGEATALVASIEGERGFPRLRPPRLSEPGGGPWGYPSNLNNIETYVCVPHIIERGAGWFLKTGTAGSPGTKVFALTGKVKNTGLVEVPMGITLREIIFDIGGGIIGDKKFKAVQTGGPSGGCIPEQYLDLPIDFDSLAKVGSIMGSGGMVVMDEDNCIVDVAKFFLSFCQAESCGKCYPCRVGTYQMLQILEKITSGFGEEGDIERLEALGRYVKRSSLCGLGRSAPNPVLTTIRYFREEYDEHVREKYCRAFVCQGLGQVSLNTEVCYQCKRCVDECPYEAIKESEDGFFYVDQVDCQRCKACFTVCPLGAIEIKEQPVIYIDRELCYFCRNCINVCRVGAIKETSTGFVIDSTLCKKCGDCLKECPMGAIQYEKEGRILKSMVGEAVEMPIPEEREEPIEEITLDEIRKDAEEKTCAVQKSLTFIEEFIAGPMCGRCYPCSLGTEEAKIRLLRISQHLEEAGEADILALRRIASNMISSSYCKKGRDTGKFLLEKLTSGEEEFRMHLSGICPKRECISSLSYLINQDLCIRCGECALRCKFDAIHGETAESDPSKFIYFEIKQRQCVLCGECIKVCPTGAIELISKVQEEFIEQS
- a CDS encoding NAD(P)H-dependent oxidoreductase subunit E, producing the protein MKVEEIDVNRQIGRIGEILNAREKKRGILIQALQQIQAALGYLPEESVQELSKKLNLSMSEIFSVASFYRMFYFKPRGKKILKVCLGTACYVRGSKNVLNALEQEFNIKSGETTEDLALTLETVGCVGCCGLAPVTTMNENVMGEITGSGKLKAIIQSIRE